A part of Streptomyces sp. NBC_01451 genomic DNA contains:
- a CDS encoding polysaccharide deacetylase family protein, giving the protein MISLVRRVATVCVLGAALTTLAACGTGPVPQRAERQPSALPSVAPSRPPTLAPGPAGLTPVFRNGPRTPDKAVALTFDADMTAGQGDRAGRGERFDNPGLIASLRTLKVPATVFMTGRWAEEYPVQARSIGRDPLFEIGNHSYSHYAFTEDCYGLPTIAGDGSGSEERMRADVERAFSAFRAAGVPGAMPYFRFPGGCHDRRALRALSTAGVTAVQWDVVSGDAFATDADAVAREVLDRVQPGSVVVMHCTRSAAPATERAVRTIVPALRGRGFRFVKVSELIGATSGRR; this is encoded by the coding sequence ATGATCAGTCTCGTACGACGAGTCGCCACCGTCTGTGTTCTCGGCGCCGCCCTCACCACCCTCGCCGCCTGCGGCACCGGCCCGGTCCCGCAACGGGCCGAGCGGCAGCCTTCCGCGCTCCCGTCCGTCGCCCCCTCCCGGCCGCCGACCCTCGCCCCCGGGCCCGCCGGCCTGACCCCCGTCTTCCGGAACGGCCCGCGCACCCCGGACAAGGCCGTCGCCCTCACCTTCGACGCCGACATGACCGCCGGGCAGGGCGACCGGGCGGGGCGGGGCGAGCGGTTCGACAATCCCGGGCTGATCGCCTCGCTGCGGACACTCAAGGTGCCGGCGACCGTGTTCATGACGGGCCGGTGGGCCGAGGAGTACCCGGTCCAGGCCCGCTCCATCGGACGGGACCCCCTCTTCGAGATCGGCAACCACTCGTACAGCCACTACGCCTTCACCGAGGACTGTTACGGGCTGCCGACGATCGCGGGCGACGGCTCCGGCTCCGAGGAGCGGATGCGTGCCGACGTCGAGCGGGCCTTCAGCGCCTTCCGGGCCGCCGGGGTGCCCGGGGCGATGCCGTACTTCCGCTTCCCCGGCGGGTGTCACGACCGGCGGGCGCTGCGTGCCCTGAGCACGGCAGGGGTCACCGCCGTGCAGTGGGACGTCGTCAGCGGGGACGCCTTCGCGACGGACGCCGACGCCGTGGCCAGGGAGGTGCTGGACCGTGTACAGCCCGGGTCGGTCGTCGTCATGCACTGCACGCGCAGTGCCGCCCCGGCGACCGAACGGGCCGTCCGCACCATCGTGCCCGCGCTGCGCGGGCGCGGCTTCCGGTTCGTGAAGGTGTCCGAGCTGATCGGGGCCACGAGCGGCCGACGGTGA
- a CDS encoding ABC transporter, protein MTALLRYQAALLVRSQRWLPPFILYAVFLGVGVQGGQPVLDSLGYAAAAVLPVAAWLVRICAGNEPPAARAAVAAAVGPGRAHLACLLVALAAAVALGTTATVVVTLISDPASADHRIRVEPLPAGGAGLLAALVCALLGTAVGALTTWPLLRSPGRAVPAMMLAALVAMVVTGSPARSAITSLVTGSRSGTIPVPLLPLAAAALVTVAAIAAACALTSRRSP, encoded by the coding sequence ATGACCGCCCTCCTGCGCTACCAGGCAGCCCTGCTCGTGCGTTCGCAGCGCTGGCTGCCGCCGTTCATCCTGTACGCCGTGTTCCTGGGCGTCGGGGTGCAGGGCGGCCAGCCGGTGCTCGACTCGCTCGGGTACGCCGCGGCGGCCGTCCTGCCGGTGGCCGCCTGGCTGGTGCGGATCTGCGCGGGCAACGAGCCCCCCGCCGCCCGCGCCGCCGTGGCGGCGGCCGTCGGCCCCGGACGGGCACACCTGGCCTGTCTCCTGGTGGCACTGGCCGCCGCCGTGGCGCTCGGGACGACCGCGACCGTCGTGGTGACCCTGATCAGCGACCCGGCGAGCGCCGATCACCGGATCCGGGTGGAGCCGCTCCCGGCCGGTGGAGCCGGGCTGCTCGCCGCCCTGGTGTGCGCCCTGCTCGGCACGGCCGTCGGCGCGCTCACGACCTGGCCGCTGCTGCGCTCGCCCGGCCGGGCGGTGCCCGCGATGATGCTCGCCGCGCTGGTGGCGATGGTGGTGACGGGCTCCCCGGCCAGGTCGGCGATCACGTCCCTGGTGACCGGCTCGCGCTCGGGCACGATCCCGGTGCCCCTGCTGCCACTGGCCGCGGCGGCCCTGGTCACGGTGGCGGCGATCGCCGCGGCCTGCGCGCTCACCTCGCGCCGCTCACCCTGA
- a CDS encoding ABC transporter ATP-binding protein has translation MQSELRLDGVGRRYGIRGPWVLRGVDLTLTPGTLTRIEGANGTGKSTLLRVLAGIDTPTEGTRTGRPRTAYVPERFPAALPFTAHGYLTHLGAVHGLDRTTAARAAEEWLERLGAAAYARTPMAELSKGSSQKVAVAQALLADPELLVLDEAWTGLDTAARGELERVVAELTASGASVVFVDHDPGRLAGAPDATYTVIEGGLDLRTAQAGSPEATGPHLVVEAQGPPGARPPAEALRWTTSSTEAATPGGHRLTVPGTHSDVVLRALLTARPPWHVVSVAAEASGTPGASRTTGKPAGTAVSAPPATDESRR, from the coding sequence ATGCAGAGTGAGCTTCGACTGGACGGCGTGGGCCGCCGCTACGGCATACGCGGCCCCTGGGTCCTGAGAGGCGTCGACCTGACCCTCACCCCAGGCACGCTCACCCGCATCGAGGGCGCCAACGGCACCGGCAAGTCCACCCTCCTGCGCGTGCTCGCCGGCATCGACACCCCCACGGAGGGCACCCGCACCGGCCGCCCGCGCACCGCGTACGTCCCCGAACGCTTCCCGGCGGCGCTCCCCTTCACCGCGCACGGCTACCTCACGCATCTCGGCGCCGTGCACGGACTGGACCGTACGACCGCCGCCCGCGCCGCCGAGGAGTGGCTGGAGCGGCTCGGCGCCGCAGCGTACGCCCGGACGCCCATGGCGGAGCTGTCGAAGGGCAGCAGCCAGAAGGTCGCGGTCGCGCAGGCACTCCTCGCCGACCCCGAGCTGCTCGTCCTCGACGAGGCGTGGACGGGCCTCGACACCGCGGCCCGGGGCGAGTTGGAGCGGGTCGTCGCCGAACTCACCGCGTCCGGCGCCTCGGTGGTGTTCGTCGACCACGACCCGGGCCGCCTGGCTGGGGCGCCCGACGCGACGTACACCGTGATCGAGGGCGGCCTCGACCTCCGTACGGCACAAGCCGGTTCACCGGAGGCCACCGGTCCGCACCTGGTCGTCGAGGCACAGGGGCCGCCGGGCGCGCGGCCCCCGGCCGAGGCGCTGAGGTGGACGACGTCGAGCACGGAGGCCGCGACGCCGGGCGGCCACCGGCTCACCGTCCCCGGGACCCACTCGGACGTCGTGCTCCGCGCCCTGCTCACGGCCCGCCCGCCCTGGCACGTGGTGAGCGTGGCGGCGGAAGCGTCCGGAACCCCCGGAGCCTCGCGCACGACCGGCAAGCCCGCCGGCACCGCCGTGTCCGCCCCGCCCGCCACCGACGAAAGCCGCCGATGA